One genomic region from Pseudomonadota bacterium encodes:
- a CDS encoding HypC/HybG/HupF family hydrogenase formation chaperone, translating into MPGKVVEINEQEKWAIIECFGIQNKVYTPLIEEDIVLGDYLMVHAGYAIGKIDIEEAHNLSLLKKHPKNLENPLHSWRYAGHIPQ; encoded by the coding sequence GTGCCTGGAAAAGTAGTAGAAATTAATGAGCAAGAAAAATGGGCAATAATTGAATGTTTTGGTATTCAAAACAAGGTATATACCCCCTTAATTGAAGAGGATATTGTATTGGGAGATTATCTGATGGTACATGCGGGTTATGCAATTGGGAAAATTGATATAGAGGAAGCCCACAATTTGAGCTTGCTCAAAAAACATCCGAAAAACTTGGAAAATCCATTACACTCATGGAGGTATGCGGGACACATACCACAGTAA